From one Streptomyces sp. Q6 genomic stretch:
- a CDS encoding VOC family protein, which produces MDILGTTLRICVANLEALESSVSFYENLTGSRAQRFERGGVSVAAVGCFLLMSGPERELEVLRKVSATIAVPDVDEANAVLTASGAKVVAGPVPTPAGRNLIALHPDGSVFEYVDRQVTAEAP; this is translated from the coding sequence ATGGACATCCTGGGAACCACGCTGCGTATCTGCGTCGCGAACCTGGAGGCGCTGGAGTCGTCGGTCTCGTTCTACGAGAACCTGACGGGCAGCCGGGCGCAGCGCTTCGAGCGCGGCGGCGTCTCGGTCGCCGCGGTGGGCTGCTTCCTCCTGATGAGCGGCCCCGAGCGCGAGCTGGAGGTGCTGCGCAAGGTGTCGGCCACGATCGCGGTGCCCGACGTCGACGAGGCGAACGCGGTCCTGACGGCGTCCGGCGCCAAGGTCGTCGCGGGCCCGGTGCCCACCCCGGCGGGCCGCAACCTGATCGCCCTGCACCCCGACGGCTCGGTCTTCGAGTACGTGGACCGCCAGGTGACGGCGGAGGCGCCCTAG